In Bactrocera neohumeralis isolate Rockhampton chromosome 5, APGP_CSIRO_Bneo_wtdbg2-racon-allhic-juicebox.fasta_v2, whole genome shotgun sequence, the genomic window ACGTTATCACAatatttcatacacatttttaacGGTTTATACATGCAACCCACATAAAAAGTGCTTTGAAACTGTTGTTTTACAGTCCACAACCATTTATTATGAACTTCTTATAGTAGATTTTCTGTTGTATCTAACGAGTTTACAACTTTGACATACCTTGCGCAAAATCAGAAATGAAGTTGGAATATATTTTGAAGTATCCCATTAATTttctctacatacatatgtatatacatccatatgtttataaaaaatgttctttgGTGCACGTATGGAATTGTTCTAACAACTGCCGGCAGCAAAAATTTCTTTACAGATTGTGGAACAAATTTGATTTCGTTCAATGCGTTCCAATTTATCTACCTTTAACTAGTTGTAatttaaaactataataataCAGTTATTTTGTTGCCTGCCTGCCTTCGATGGTTATATAACGTAAAACAGCACGTATACGATTTTTCGTAACGTCAAACTTaatttgttgtcaaaaaaaaacagattaaCTAAATAATATATAGTTATAATTCTATTTAGACtatttgtatttcttattattattatattatttttgcgcTGTAAAATTGTAAATGCAACCACGTACGTCCTACTTtaccatttttttgttgtttcatattttttgctcaGCCACTCGACACTACCTTACTTTGTATTTTAGTGTagtcacttacatacatacttgcatatgcatataaatattgtttttctcgcaatttattaataaataaattattagtttGTTAAGACCGTCTAGGAAATATGCTCGCGTGGCATAACAATAGCAGCAGCAAGCAaagtttaagaaatatataaaaaaatacacaaaaaaaaaaacacctacATTTACGTGCGCAAAAAtctctacatacataaatactaattatttaattacaatgcCTATATTacacatatagatatatacatacatatatttcataagaaatatacaaatatgataTATGATAAGTCAAAAAGATATTAATCTCCTTTGCAGTTTTATTTTCCACTACGAAGCAGTGGATACCGTCGATTTACGATAAACAAAACCTTTTCAGGtgttaaagaaaatacaattcaaaatACATTTACGCAAACGCAGCAACgcaatttatttactaattttacatacatttcaCGTTATTGTAAAAGACAATGCTGCCCAAtttacaagtatacatatatacaatgacTTCGGAGCATTGGCGCTTAACTGTCAGTTACCACAAAGAATATCAAATTGTTTTATGCTCAATAACTTCATCTGCAAACTACAGTTTTAACACACAAACACTTGAAAGCATAACCAGCTGGTTGTAAGATGATTTCCATTAAGTTAGAACATGACTTGCGCGCGATAATGCTTTTGGAATTTGTTCGCCCTGCAGCCAAGTTTCATTTGCCATTTTGCTTGTACGCGCTTCATGACGTGTAAGTCGCGCGCCTTACGCGCAGCCGCTTGCTGTTGCATGTTACTCCAGCCCAAAGCGCGATATTCGCTGAGCACCTTATGCAGGCGACGATCCGTTTTTTTCGGCACAAGCTCGCGACTTGGACGGAGTCGTTGTTTGTAGTAGCGCAGCAGTGAACGATGTCCGATGACAGCGCCAGAAGGTAAAACCAATTGATATTCATCGCCATCAAGTAGATCGGGCACCACTTCCTCATCGACATCCATGCCTTCTTGCTGTAGTGTtgttgcattttaatttttatatacataattcgAATTTTATGCATACTTACGTGATCTGGATAACTGGAGCTGTAATCGTAGTAATCGGCATATTCGGCTAATGCTACACCCTCGTGCAACATTTGGCAGTGTCCTTTGTCTAACATGTGTTTGCGTACCGCATCCAGCGTATAAAATGTTTTACCGCGATCATTGCACCAGAGGCATATGAAGTAATTTGCGACTTTTTCGCCCAAATAGTATAGCAGTCCCTCTAAATCGGTGCAGAATTCTGCGTCGGGAATGAAGAATGAGTGCGCAACCGACATGTGTTTTAAATTCTCAACCATATCATCGCTGACATGTGTACAGAAGAGACAGTCCTTTTCGCTTAGTGGATTTTCAGGCAGTTTCTCCCATTCATCTGAATCAATTTGTCCAGTCTATAtacaaatagtaaaataataaataaacatatggaCGTATTATATTGTTCTAGTTAATACCTCCTCCTCTTCCACAATTTCATAGTCTCCGTCATCCTCATCATCATCCATATCTTCATACTCATCCTCTTCATCTTCtttctgttgttgtttctgtAGTGCAAATCTTCCCTTGCCTTGTGCGGCTGCAACTAACGCTGGATGTGGTTTTTGTGGCACTACACTCTTTTTCGTTATCTCTGTGTTTTCGCCTTTATGTTCTTTTTCGAAACGCAATAGattttctttgtgttttttgctgTTTAGGTGGTTATCATGGGCTTTCTGGTTGCCAAATTGTTTGCGACAAGCGTTGCAGTAGAAGCTCATTTGACTCTCTTCCTCCTCGGTAGCCTTTTCTTGTCGCATACGCAGCACACGTTCTTGGAATTGTTCGGCAGTTACTGCTGGAAGTTCAGCAACACGACGTTTCAGATTAAACCGATGCCAATCTGTTTTGTAATGATCTCGCTGTATATCCGCTGAGGCAAATTTTACACAGCAATTTATGCATG contains:
- the LOC126758597 gene encoding cytoplasmic 60S subunit biogenesis factor ZNF622: MSAFTCINCCVKFASADIQRDHYKTDWHRFNLKRRVAELPAVTAEQFQERVLRMRQEKATEEEESQMSFYCNACRKQFGNQKAHDNHLNSKKHKENLLRFEKEHKGENTEITKKSVVPQKPHPALVAAAQGKGRFALQKQQQKEDEEDEYEDMDDDEDDGDYEIVEEEETGQIDSDEWEKLPENPLSEKDCLFCTHVSDDMVENLKHMSVAHSFFIPDAEFCTDLEGLLYYLGEKVANYFICLWCNDRGKTFYTLDAVRKHMLDKGHCQMLHEGVALAEYADYYDYSSSYPDHQEGMDVDEEVVPDLLDGDEYQLVLPSGAVIGHRSLLRYYKQRLRPSRELVPKKTDRRLHKVLSEYRALGWSNMQQQAAARKARDLHVMKRVQAKWQMKLGCRANKFQKHYRAQVMF